The genomic interval GTTGTTGCTCAGCATAGTTGAGCGCTGCAAAGAGTTCTGCACCGGCTTTATTCCAATTTACCGGAACCAGATCATTGAGTATCATTCTTTTGACTATTTCCTTTTCACCAATACGCTCATAAAACCAACGCGTTTGTATTTCAAAATAAAATGATAGCGGTGTGCCTGAATTCATTACAGATAATGCACGTAAATACAAACCTTCACCTCGGCGGTAATTGATTTTTTGAGCAACCTTACGTGCCTCTTTGGTGTTTATAATTCCTCGTTTATATTGCAAATCATAAAAGCAAAAACGAGCGAGTGTGTTCAGTAAGTTGACTCTTACAGTATCTTCTTTTGGATGGGTGTTTACAAGGTGCTGAAGGCTGTCAAGAGAGACTACCTCGGGAGTGGGAGCCATCTGCGCATAAGCTGGGAATTGAAAAACCAAAATGGAAAACAGCAGTATTAAAACAAAGCTTTTCATGTCAGCAGGATTCAGGATTGGTTTACTATTCAACAGGTAATGCAATGACGAATTCGGTTCCTTCACCTTCGCGACTTTCCACTGTAATCGCTCCGCCGTGCCCTTTGGTTATAATATCATAGCTTAATGAAAGTCCCAAACCAGTTCCTTCTCCAGTAGGTTTTGTAGTAAAAAATGGCTGGAAAATTTTAGCTCTCACTGATTCCGGAATACCCGTACCATTGTCCCGAACGCGAATCTCTACCTTATTATCAAGCAGTTTTGTGCTAACCCAAACTGCTGGCTGATAATCCACCCCTTGCCCTTTGCCCAAAGCCCCACGCTCCTTCACAGCGTAAAATGCATTGTTATAAAGATTCAGCAATACCCGCCCGATCTCCTGAGGAACAACATCAACCATGCCCAGATCAGGATCAAAATCAGTTACCAACTTACAATTGAACTGATCGATAGTCCCGCTTTTATCTTTTGCCGGATCGCCGGAACGCCTCATTCCGTGGTAGGCCAGTCGCAGGTATTCGTCGGCTAATGCATTCAGGTCCGTAAGCTGGCGCTCGCCGGTACCAGTGCGCGAATGCTCTAACATACCTTTGACAATGCTGCTGGCGCGACCACCATGGAAGTTTATTTTTTGCAGGTTGCTCGTTAGGTCACTTAGGATTTCGCTTGCGTATTTTTTTCCGGGTTCAGCCAGTTTCAGAAATGGCCCTTCACCCAGCTCTTCAATTAAATCCATACTTACTTCAGAGAAGTTATTAACGAAATTCAATGGGTTCTGAATTTCGTGGGCGATACCTGCCGTCAGTTCCCCCAAACTGGCCAGTTTTTCTTTTTGAATGAGCTGAACCTGGGTAATCCTAAGATGGTTCAGGGATTGGTTAAGTTCGGCTGTCCGTGCCATAACCTGGTGTTCTAATCGCTCATTTTGACTGGCCAGCAATTGCTGCTTTTCCTGTTCCTGACTTATTGATTTTTTTGAAAGAACATCTAAATCAACCAGTTGCTTACGAAGCAGTTTGTTAGCAGCCGAACTTTCCTGCGAGAGTAAGAGGGAAATAGTAACAGCAAGACTCAGGAAACTTAACAGTAAAAAATAGTTTGCATTATCAGTTAAAAAAAACTTAATGTTATCAGCTAAAAAGCCCAGACCGGGTAAAACGTCGGACATAGCCATCAATACAAAAGTCAGCAGGAGTACAGTGTGGGAAACTGTGAACAGGGCAGCTCCTGGTTTCTTTTGTTTAATAGCAATAATACCGATTCGGAATATAGCAAGATAAGGTATAATTGAGGACAAAAGATACTCAGATGTATAAAATGCAACTAAGGAATATTTAGAATTAGCCAGTAAAAACACCGGTAAGGTGGCTAATGAAAAAGCCCCTGCAACAAAAAAGGGAACGTCCTTGGGTTGATTGAAAAAACGATAAATACCCAGCAGATAAAATAGACCGGAAATAGTAGCAAAAAAGAAAAATAAGATGTTTTGGCTGTCAAAAAATAAAATCTGGTTCGTAAAAACAATTGAGCCGGGCATTAAATCAGGATTTCTGTTAAGCAAAATAGAAATATGAATAAAACACTGGGCAAGCAGAAATATACCAAAATACAAATTGGTGGATAGTTTGGTCGATGTTGCGTATAACAGTATCTGTAAAATACCCAGAATTAGAAAAACCCCAACAAGAAACATATCAACCTGTGATTCTCTTTCCAGGAAAATCCTCCTTGCTTCTCCGGCTTCGAACGACATGAGTCTTAACCGGAGAAAGGGTAAAGGCATTTTTACCAACCGCTCTCTGGAGAATGCATAACGGATAGCTAATACCTGTACGGAGTCCGCACCTAAGCGGATAGGTGATAATGTACTTACATTGCCCCCTTGAACAAGGTTGTTTTGAGGGCTTATTTTTCCATTTCGAATGGCTAATTGCCCATTTAGAAAAATTTCGGTAGCACCAGCCTGAAAAACTCTCATACCCAATTGCTTACTGCGTAATTGCGGCGCCACCAGAAGCTTGATCCTAAGCCAGCCAATTCCTTCCTGAGGCAATTTGTTTTGTTCAGCCAAATTCTGAACGGGATCGATCGGTTCCCAGCTTGAATCATCATACTTTGGGTTTACCCACGCAGGATCGTCGCCTGGATGCCACTTCCATGCTTTATTCAGTACAATACCTTGTTCGGGCAAGGAATCAATATGAAAAACCTGACCAAAGCAGAAGCTATAAGTCAAGATTAATATGCAGGCAAGTCCTGTTTTTTTCAATTGCTAAGTGTTTTGAATAGGAAGTGTAATAATAAGTTCGGTGCCGTTTCTCTCTTCACTATTTATCGTAAGTGTACCCCCGTGACCCTTTGTGATAATATCATAGCTCAGCGACAAGCCTAATCCTGTCCCCTCCCCGGTTGGCTTTGTCGTGAAAAAAGGCTGGAATATTTTGGCTTTCACCGACTCCGGAATACCTGTACCATTGTCCCGGACACGAATCTCAACTTGATTGTCAAACTGTTTGGTACTCACCCAAACTGCTGGCTGATAATCCACCCCCTGCCCTTTGCCCAAAGCCCTACGCTCCTTCACAGCATAAAACGCGTTGTTGTAAAGATTAAGCAATACCCGTCCGATCTCCTGCGGTACGACATTAACAAGGCTTAAATTCGGATCGAAGTCAGTTACCAACTTACAATTGAACTGATCGATGGTCCCGTTTTTATCTTTTGCCGGACCGCCGGGGATGCGGCCTTCCGACCGCCTCATTCCGTGGTAAGCCAATCGCAGGTATTCGTCGGCTAGCGCATTCAGGTCCGTAAGCTGGCGCTCGCCGGTACCAGTACGCGAATGCTCTAACATACCTTTGACAATGCTGCTGGCGCGACCACCATGGTGATGGATTTTTTTGAGGTTCTGAGCCAGGTCGTCGGCAATGGCCAATACATCGTCTGTCCGGCCGGCCAGGGCTTCTTCCTTTAATTCTTCAACCAAATCTGTGCTGACTTCCGAAAAGTTATTGACAAAGTTCAGGGGATTCTGGATTTCGTGAGCAATGCCCGCCGTCAGTTCGCCAAGGCTGGCGAGTTTTTCTTTCTGGATCAGCTGGGTTTGTGTCGCCTTCAGTTCGATAAGTGAATGGTTGAGCTGGGCTGTACGCGCCTCGACTTGCTGTTCAAGCTGTTGGTTTTGAGTGGCTAAAACTTCACGCTTTTCTTCGGTTACCTGCAAAACAGCCGCTGCTTTTTCCCTGACTTCCGCTAAAATTTCCTTAAAACGTAGTGTGACATAAATGATAAGAGATAGCGGAAGAGGAAGAAAGATACCCGAAAGGACAGTATGGCGGTCAAATTCAATAATATCAAAGGTTGCAATTGCATAAGCCAGATTAAATAAGTTAGTCAGGATAGTTCCCGTTACAATTACCCACTGGGCTCCTTTCAGCTTATTCCAGGAGAAAAGTAGAAAATATAGAAAAATCAGAAAGTGTATGCTGTTAGCAATAGAACCAGGCGTATTACTGCTTTCAAAAACATTTAAAAAGCCGCCGATGGCCGAAATCATTATAATTAAGCCATTCAGGTAAGGCGACCAGGTATAGCCCAGAATACGTAACAGGGCAATGATCAGCAAGGGCACAGATACAAAGTAGAGTATCGTGGACAAACGGGAAAAAATTACCTCGATGACAAATGAGGGTTCAAAAATATCAACAAAATAGCCCAGGATACCAATTGTAGACAAAGTCCCCCAAATAGCCAGTAACCTGATCACTTTTTTTCGTACAAATCCTGATAAGAAAGAAGCCAGAAAAGTATGGTCATTATCAGAGAAATAGACATCCAAAGCGTTGCATAAACGGGATTCGAACGGCAAAAACTGAGCCAATAAGCATTGGAATCAGGTCCTGACAGATAGAGTAAAACCTTATTTGAGTCTTCTAATTCTGATTTTAATTTTTTCGACGAAAATGGTGATACGTAATCAACAAGATGAATAGCAATCAGATAATCCTGCCCTGGCTTTAAGTTAACTGGCCAGTGCGGTTTATAGTAAGGATAATGTTCCTGATAGGTCTCCCCATTTGATCCCGTATTCCCAAAGGAAGCTATTAATTGTCCATCCACATACAAATCAACGGCTGCCCAACTATTCTTATCAAAGGCTAATGGCAAGCCTTCGAATGTGGAATCCAACCTGAATTTTAGGCGGAACCAACCTTCGGCTCTACCGGTTTTATCCGCATATTTCACCGATAAATCCGCTGGTTTAAGCCGTTGCCATTCTGCTGCGTTAATATTTCTTTCGGCCCAGTTTATATTGTTCCCTTCGTGATAGATCCAACGATCCAGTGAGGACAAGTTAATATCCTGTTTTGGCTCAAACATACTGGTATTTAGCACCAGAGTGGTATCCTGAGCCAGCGCCTGGATTAAATTAAATGCTAAAAGGAAACTTGCAAGTATGGCTTTCATTGATATAATTTGATTATTCAGCAGGAAATTGGATAACAAACTCGGTTTTATTTCCTTCCAGGCTTTGCAGCGTCAGTGTACCTCCGTGACCCTTTGTGATAAT from Dyadobacter sp. NIV53 carries:
- a CDS encoding ATP-binding protein, translating into MKKTGLACILILTYSFCFGQVFHIDSLPEQGIVLNKAWKWHPGDDPAWVNPKYDDSSWEPIDPVQNLAEQNKLPQEGIGWLRIKLLVAPQLRSKQLGMRVFQAGATEIFLNGQLAIRNGKISPQNNLVQGGNVSTLSPIRLGADSVQVLAIRYAFSRERLVKMPLPFLRLRLMSFEAGEARRIFLERESQVDMFLVGVFLILGILQILLYATSTKLSTNLYFGIFLLAQCFIHISILLNRNPDLMPGSIVFTNQILFFDSQNILFFFFATISGLFYLLGIYRFFNQPKDVPFFVAGAFSLATLPVFLLANSKYSLVAFYTSEYLLSSIIPYLAIFRIGIIAIKQKKPGAALFTVSHTVLLLTFVLMAMSDVLPGLGFLADNIKFFLTDNANYFLLLSFLSLAVTISLLLSQESSAANKLLRKQLVDLDVLSKKSISQEQEKQQLLASQNERLEHQVMARTAELNQSLNHLRITQVQLIQKEKLASLGELTAGIAHEIQNPLNFVNNFSEVSMDLIEELGEGPFLKLAEPGKKYASEILSDLTSNLQKINFHGGRASSIVKGMLEHSRTGTGERQLTDLNALADEYLRLAYHGMRRSGDPAKDKSGTIDQFNCKLVTDFDPDLGMVDVVPQEIGRVLLNLYNNAFYAVKERGALGKGQGVDYQPAVWVSTKLLDNKVEIRVRDNGTGIPESVRAKIFQPFFTTKPTGEGTGLGLSLSYDIITKGHGGAITVESREGEGTEFVIALPVE
- a CDS encoding sensor histidine kinase, with translation MDVYFSDNDHTFLASFLSGFVRKKVIRLLAIWGTLSTIGILGYFVDIFEPSFVIEVIFSRLSTILYFVSVPLLIIALLRILGYTWSPYLNGLIIMISAIGGFLNVFESSNTPGSIANSIHFLIFLYFLLFSWNKLKGAQWVIVTGTILTNLFNLAYAIATFDIIEFDRHTVLSGIFLPLPLSLIIYVTLRFKEILAEVREKAAAVLQVTEEKREVLATQNQQLEQQVEARTAQLNHSLIELKATQTQLIQKEKLASLGELTAGIAHEIQNPLNFVNNFSEVSTDLVEELKEEALAGRTDDVLAIADDLAQNLKKIHHHGGRASSIVKGMLEHSRTGTGERQLTDLNALADEYLRLAYHGMRRSEGRIPGGPAKDKNGTIDQFNCKLVTDFDPNLSLVNVVPQEIGRVLLNLYNNAFYAVKERRALGKGQGVDYQPAVWVSTKQFDNQVEIRVRDNGTGIPESVKAKIFQPFFTTKPTGEGTGLGLSLSYDIITKGHGGTLTINSEERNGTELIITLPIQNT